A genomic stretch from Anaerolinea thermophila UNI-1 includes:
- the selB gene encoding selenocysteine-specific translation elongation factor gives MRVIGTAGHVDHGKSTLVAALTGIHPDRLKEEQEREMTIDLGFAWMTLPSGESVGIVDVPGHRDFIENMLAGVGGIDAALFVVAVDEGIMPQTREHLAILDLLQIPAGVIALTKADLAPDAEWLDWVRADVQHAVHGTVLENAPIVPVSARTGEGLAQLVSALEACLAQQPPRPDLKRPRLPIDRVFTISGFGTIVTGTLLDGSFRVGEDVEILPGGLRGRIRGLQTHKTKEQTAVPGSRTAINISGVNVDEVRRGQVVAHPGTYQPTQVLDVHFRLLPDLSLPLRHSSEVKLFLGSAEVIARVRLLGKEVLNPGEEGWLQLVLREPVVAVRGDRYILRRPSPAETLGGGEVLDPHPPKLYRRFDTAVLQRLQALREGNPEEIVLEALQRAGIAPLKEALSHTRMSSERLAPALQYLLEKESVVLLEEGVPSPESDLLATTREKWQMECDRLQKEMQAFHSRFSLRRGIPREELKSRLKMPARVFNACLRRWVQEGRLREEGTSLALPAFKVQFTPQQQMLIDRLLNRFASAPFTPPSVREAQTEVGEEIYQALVESGRLVQVSPDVVFRKEDYDTMLDWVKRHFQHSPTLTVIEFRDALNTTRKYALGFLEHLDTIGVTVREGDYRKLR, from the coding sequence ATGCGCGTCATCGGCACGGCTGGTCACGTTGATCATGGGAAATCCACGCTGGTTGCTGCCCTCACCGGCATTCATCCTGACCGATTGAAGGAAGAGCAAGAGCGCGAGATGACCATTGACCTCGGCTTTGCCTGGATGACCCTGCCATCCGGCGAGTCGGTGGGGATTGTGGACGTGCCGGGACATCGCGATTTCATCGAAAACATGCTTGCCGGTGTAGGGGGCATTGATGCGGCTTTATTCGTTGTAGCAGTGGACGAAGGCATCATGCCACAAACCCGCGAACACCTTGCCATTCTGGATTTACTGCAAATTCCCGCGGGAGTGATTGCCCTGACCAAAGCCGATCTGGCACCCGATGCCGAATGGCTGGATTGGGTGCGTGCGGATGTGCAACATGCTGTACACGGCACGGTTCTGGAAAATGCCCCGATTGTCCCTGTTTCAGCCCGGACGGGTGAAGGGCTGGCTCAACTCGTCAGCGCGCTGGAAGCCTGCCTGGCTCAGCAGCCACCCCGCCCCGACCTGAAACGCCCCCGACTGCCGATTGATCGCGTCTTTACCATCTCGGGCTTCGGAACCATCGTCACCGGCACCCTGCTGGATGGCAGTTTTCGCGTGGGCGAGGACGTGGAAATCCTCCCCGGTGGACTGCGCGGACGCATTCGCGGACTGCAAACCCACAAAACCAAAGAACAAACGGCTGTGCCGGGAAGCCGCACCGCCATCAACATCAGTGGTGTGAACGTCGATGAGGTACGCCGCGGGCAGGTGGTGGCACACCCGGGGACGTATCAACCCACCCAGGTGCTGGACGTGCACTTTCGCCTGCTTCCTGATCTCAGCCTGCCCCTGCGCCATTCCAGCGAGGTCAAACTTTTCCTGGGCAGTGCTGAAGTCATTGCGCGTGTGCGCTTGCTGGGCAAGGAGGTCTTAAATCCCGGCGAAGAGGGCTGGCTTCAACTGGTATTGCGCGAGCCGGTGGTAGCAGTGCGTGGCGACCGCTACATCCTGCGGCGTCCATCCCCTGCCGAAACTCTGGGTGGCGGCGAGGTGCTCGATCCGCATCCCCCCAAACTGTACCGCCGCTTTGACACGGCAGTTCTCCAGCGCCTGCAAGCCCTACGGGAAGGCAACCCGGAAGAAATCGTTCTTGAAGCCTTACAGCGTGCGGGAATTGCGCCCTTGAAAGAGGCACTCAGCCACACCCGAATGAGTTCCGAACGCTTGGCCCCCGCATTACAGTACTTGCTTGAAAAAGAAAGCGTGGTTTTACTCGAAGAAGGTGTCCCCTCTCCGGAAAGCGACCTGCTGGCAACTACCCGGGAAAAATGGCAGATGGAATGCGACCGCTTGCAAAAGGAAATGCAAGCCTTTCACTCCCGCTTTTCTTTGAGACGCGGTATTCCCCGCGAGGAATTGAAAAGCCGCTTAAAAATGCCGGCACGGGTTTTCAATGCCTGCTTGAGACGCTGGGTACAGGAAGGACGGCTACGGGAAGAGGGCACCTCTCTGGCTTTGCCTGCTTTCAAGGTACAGTTTACCCCTCAGCAACAGATGCTTATTGACCGCCTGCTGAACCGGTTTGCCTCGGCACCCTTTACGCCTCCCTCGGTCAGAGAAGCACAGACAGAGGTAGGTGAAGAAATCTATCAGGCGCTGGTTGAAAGTGGCAGGCTGGTACAGGTCTCGCCGGATGTGGTCTTCCGCAAGGAAGATTACGACACCATGCTCGACTGGGTCAAGCGTCACTTTCAACACTCCCCTACCCTCACCGTCATAGAATTTCGCGACGCGCTGAATACCACCCGCAAATACGCGCTGGGCTTTCTGGAGCATCTGGATACTATCGGGGTCACCGTGCGAGAAGGCGATTACCGCAAACTGCGCTGA